One genomic region from Nymphaea colorata isolate Beijing-Zhang1983 chromosome 10, ASM883128v2, whole genome shotgun sequence encodes:
- the LOC116261694 gene encoding general transcription and DNA repair factor IIH subunit TFB5 — protein sequence MVNATKGLYISCDIPMLQFIVSMNNSLPPSQKFVLHVLDDTHLFVQPNVAEMIRRRIAEFGEENTYEKPT from the exons ATGGTAAATGCTACCAAAGGCTTGTATATATCTTG TGACATACCCATGCTTCAGTTCATTGTGAGCATGAATAATTCGTTACCACCGTCCCAGAAGTTTGTTCTGCATGTCTTAGACGATACGCACCTATTTGTGCAACCCAATGTAGCTGAGATGATCCGCAGAAGAATCGCGGAGTTTGGAGAAGAGAATACGTATGAAAAACCAACATAA